The following coding sequences lie in one Phycicoccus duodecadis genomic window:
- a CDS encoding aminotransferase class I/II-fold pyridoxal phosphate-dependent enzyme, protein MSTDASPRTPLADRSPDELRSFLEEKRAAYATLVERGLRLDLTRGKPSAEQLDLSEALLSLPDGHTDRAGTDVRNYGGLEGLVELREMFAELLGVETAQIVAGGNASLTMMHDVLVFHLLHGGLDSPRPWKDEEVVRFVCPVPGYDRHYTMLESYGIEMVTVPMLADGPDVDAVEALVRDDPSVKGMWIVPTYANPAGSVVTQEVAARLASMPAAAPDFRIFWDNAYALHHLTEDEAKSADIVSLASAGGHPHRPVVFASTSKVTLAGAGVAFLAGSRETVQWYLGHLKFASIGPDKVNHLRHVQFFGSPDGVRAHMAEHRRILAPKFAAVDAALSAELDGLGIAEWTRPRGGYFVSLDVPDGCAARIVALAKDAGIALTPAGASFPHGRDPHDRNIRLAPSFPVLDEVETAMAGVATCVALAAAEQLVGDVG, encoded by the coding sequence GTGAGCACCGACGCCTCCCCCCGCACCCCGCTGGCCGACCGTTCCCCCGACGAGCTGCGCTCCTTCCTCGAGGAGAAGCGCGCCGCGTACGCGACCCTCGTCGAGCGGGGGCTGCGCCTGGACCTGACCCGTGGCAAGCCCAGTGCCGAGCAGCTGGACCTCTCGGAGGCGCTGCTGTCGCTGCCCGACGGCCACACCGACCGGGCCGGCACCGACGTGCGCAACTACGGCGGCCTCGAGGGGCTGGTCGAGCTGCGTGAGATGTTCGCCGAGCTGCTGGGGGTCGAGACCGCGCAGATCGTGGCCGGGGGCAACGCGAGCCTGACGATGATGCACGACGTCCTGGTCTTCCACCTACTGCACGGGGGGCTCGACTCGCCGCGGCCCTGGAAGGACGAGGAGGTCGTGCGCTTCGTCTGCCCGGTGCCCGGCTACGACCGGCACTACACGATGCTCGAGTCCTACGGCATCGAGATGGTCACGGTGCCGATGCTCGCCGACGGGCCGGACGTCGACGCCGTCGAGGCGCTCGTCCGTGACGACCCGAGCGTCAAGGGGATGTGGATCGTCCCGACGTACGCGAACCCGGCCGGCTCGGTGGTGACCCAGGAGGTCGCGGCCCGGCTCGCCTCGATGCCGGCGGCCGCCCCCGACTTCCGGATCTTCTGGGACAACGCCTACGCGCTGCACCATCTGACCGAGGACGAGGCCAAGTCGGCCGACATCGTGTCGCTGGCCTCGGCGGGTGGGCATCCGCACCGGCCCGTGGTCTTCGCCTCCACGAGCAAGGTCACCCTCGCCGGCGCCGGGGTGGCCTTCCTGGCCGGGTCCCGCGAGACCGTGCAGTGGTACCTGGGGCACCTGAAGTTCGCCTCCATCGGGCCAGACAAGGTCAACCACCTGCGGCACGTCCAGTTCTTCGGCTCCCCCGACGGGGTCCGCGCGCACATGGCCGAGCACCGCCGGATCCTGGCGCCGAAGTTCGCCGCGGTCGACGCCGCGCTGTCGGCCGAGCTCGACGGGCTGGGCATCGCCGAGTGGACCCGCCCGCGCGGCGGGTACTTCGTGAGCCTGGACGTGCCCGACGGGTGCGCCGCGCGCATCGTCGCCCTCGCCAAGGACGCGGGCATCGCCCTGACCCCGGCCGGTGCGTCGTTCCCGCACGGGCGGGACCCGCACGACCGCAACATCCGGCTGGCACCGTCGTTCCCGGTGCTCGACGAGGTCGAGACGGCGATGGCGGGGGTCGCGACGTGCGTCGCTCTGGCCGCGGCGGAGCAGCTGGTCGGCGACGTAGGCTGA
- a CDS encoding DUF5709 domain-containing protein — MTENSGSTDSSAPIDDDQLQPEDTLVQEDVADVLDRGYSPPDVDRSELHGPTVEEQLEGETIEDRIKQEVPDPDSAYGAPDNESGLDEPRVGGDDPDAIDAEDDWLGDGEVGDERAGRLVAPDEGLGSDDEKDLVGEDVGVDGAAASAEEAAMHVVDEDSTQE, encoded by the coding sequence ATGACCGAGAACTCCGGGTCCACCGACTCCTCCGCCCCCATCGACGACGACCAGCTCCAGCCCGAGGACACCCTGGTGCAGGAGGACGTCGCCGACGTGCTCGACCGCGGGTACTCCCCGCCCGACGTCGACCGCTCCGAGCTGCACGGCCCCACGGTCGAGGAGCAGCTCGAGGGCGAGACCATCGAGGACCGCATCAAGCAGGAGGTCCCGGACCCGGACTCCGCCTACGGCGCGCCCGACAACGAGTCCGGGCTCGACGAGCCCCGAGTGGGCGGCGACGACCCCGACGCCATCGACGCCGAGGACGACTGGCTGGGCGACGGCGAGGTCGGCGACGAGCGTGCCGGCCGGCTCGTCGCGCCCGACGAAGGACTGGGTTCGGACGACGAGAAGGACCTCGTGGGTGAGGACGTGGGCGTCGACGGCGCCGCCGCCTCGGCCGAGGAGGCGGCGATGCACGTCGTCGACGAGGACTCGACGCAGGAGTGA
- a CDS encoding adenosine deaminase, which yields MNAAGPAAPVEASTGAAASRSVSALPKAHLHLHFTGSMRVETVRELAQAHGLRLPVTLREEYPPRFEGADERGWFRFQRLYDTARACVRGEADMRRIVREAALDDGAEGSRWLEIQVDPTSYAPFVGGITPAVEIVLDEAAAVSREPGAAQVGVVVAASRMRHPLEARTLARLAARYAGEGAGTVVGFGLSNDERRGDTAEFAAAFAIARRAGLASVPHAGELLGPEAVAATLEAAVPDRLGHGVRAVEDPRVLERVVAAGVALEVCPGSNVSLGVYAEPADVPLRRLLEAGATVALGADDPLIFGSRLAAQYETARTVHGLDDAELAGLARASLAASRAPADVLATAARDIDAWLASDG from the coding sequence GTGAACGCAGCAGGTCCCGCAGCGCCGGTCGAGGCATCGACCGGCGCTGCTGCGTCCCGGTCGGTGTCGGCGCTGCCCAAGGCGCACCTGCACCTGCACTTCACGGGCTCGATGCGCGTCGAGACGGTGCGCGAGCTGGCGCAGGCCCACGGACTGCGGTTGCCCGTGACACTGCGCGAGGAGTACCCGCCTCGGTTCGAGGGGGCCGACGAACGCGGCTGGTTCCGCTTCCAGCGCCTCTACGACACGGCCCGGGCCTGTGTGCGCGGGGAGGCCGACATGCGGCGGATCGTCCGTGAGGCGGCCCTGGACGACGGGGCCGAGGGATCGCGCTGGCTGGAGATCCAGGTCGACCCGACGTCGTACGCCCCGTTCGTCGGGGGCATCACGCCGGCGGTCGAGATCGTGCTGGACGAGGCGGCGGCCGTGTCGCGGGAGCCGGGGGCCGCGCAGGTCGGGGTCGTGGTGGCGGCCTCGCGGATGCGGCACCCGCTGGAGGCCCGCACGCTGGCACGGCTGGCCGCGCGGTACGCCGGCGAGGGGGCGGGGACGGTCGTGGGCTTCGGGCTGTCGAACGACGAGCGGCGCGGGGACACGGCGGAGTTCGCGGCCGCCTTCGCGATCGCGCGACGCGCCGGGCTGGCGTCGGTGCCCCACGCCGGGGAGCTCCTGGGGCCGGAGGCGGTCGCGGCGACGTTGGAGGCCGCGGTACCGGATCGGCTCGGGCACGGGGTGCGGGCGGTCGAGGACCCACGGGTGCTGGAGCGGGTGGTGGCGGCGGGGGTGGCGCTGGAGGTGTGCCCGGGGTCGAACGTGTCGCTGGGGGTGTACGCCGAGCCGGCCGACGTGCCGCTGCGCCGGCTGCTCGAGGCGGGGGCGACGGTGGCGTTGGGCGCGGACGACCCGCTGATCTTCGGCTCCCGGCTGGCGGCGCAGTACGAGACGGCGCGGACCGTGCACGGGCTGGACGACGCCGAGCTCGCAGGCCTGGCGCGCGCGTCCCTGGCGGCGAGCCGAGCGCCCGCAGACGTGCTCGCCACGGCCGCGCGCGACATCGACGCGTGGCTCGCGAGCGACGGGTGA
- a CDS encoding helix-turn-helix domain-containing protein: MNRHVHAYPTFAQELLAARAALGPQEVVGLALRADRRRRGLSQRAYARLRGWSPSWVARLESAAGRLKLDDLVEALEGTGYELAVCETSHPRDDPGDDDEPRPPPVPGGAALPVPVPADHWDRTELIARVRGGGRRFPAHHLIQQVSYPPNWWWGTESTQAGSVAPHWYADPGWGASEPRQAS, from the coding sequence ATGAACCGACACGTCCACGCGTACCCGACCTTCGCCCAGGAGCTGCTGGCGGCCCGCGCCGCGCTCGGACCGCAGGAGGTCGTCGGTCTCGCACTCCGCGCCGACCGCCGTCGCCGCGGCCTCAGCCAGCGGGCCTACGCGAGGCTGCGGGGTTGGTCACCGTCCTGGGTCGCCCGGCTGGAGTCGGCGGCGGGGCGGCTGAAGCTCGACGACCTCGTCGAGGCGCTCGAGGGGACGGGCTACGAGCTGGCCGTGTGCGAGACGAGCCACCCGCGGGACGACCCCGGCGACGACGACGAACCGCGGCCGCCTCCCGTCCCCGGTGGTGCCGCGCTCCCCGTCCCGGTCCCCGCGGACCACTGGGACCGTACCGAGCTCATCGCACGGGTGCGGGGCGGCGGGCGCCGCTTCCCGGCGCATCACCTGATCCAACAGGTGAGCTACCCGCCGAACTGGTGGTGGGGAACCGAGTCGACGCAGGCGGGCAGCGTCGCACCGCACTGGTACGCCGACCCCGGCTGGGGCGCGTCCGAACCTCGTCAGGCGTCGTGA
- a CDS encoding UDP-N-acetylmuramate dehydrogenase, with the protein MRELAGEPLAGHTTMRVGGPAERMVVVETTDELVDAVREVDDADEPLLVLGGGSNLVLPDEGVAGTVVKVATRGVEVDSADQCGGASVTVAAGEPWDPFVELAVGQGWSGVEALSGIPGSTGATPVQNVGAYGQEVSQTIARVRVWDRLEEKVRTMSSHDCRFTYRHSLFKGTDRYVVLDVMFQLVLGDLSAPVRYGDLATQLGVEVGERVPLADARAAVLAQRGRRGMVLDAADHDTWSCGSFFTNPVLSEVEADELERRVTARLGADAPAPPRFAEAGGGVKTSAAWLIERAGFGKGYGMPGPAALSTKHTLAVTNRGSARAEDVVALARTVRDGVRDAFGVTLVNEPVLVGQTL; encoded by the coding sequence ATGCGAGAGCTGGCGGGCGAGCCCCTCGCGGGGCACACCACGATGCGGGTCGGCGGCCCAGCCGAGCGCATGGTGGTCGTCGAGACCACCGACGAGCTGGTCGACGCGGTCCGTGAGGTCGACGACGCCGACGAGCCGCTGCTGGTGCTGGGGGGCGGGTCCAACCTCGTGCTGCCCGACGAGGGAGTCGCCGGCACGGTCGTGAAGGTCGCGACGCGCGGGGTGGAGGTCGACTCGGCCGACCAGTGCGGCGGGGCCTCGGTGACGGTCGCGGCGGGGGAGCCGTGGGACCCGTTCGTCGAGCTCGCGGTCGGTCAGGGGTGGTCGGGCGTCGAGGCGCTGTCGGGCATCCCCGGGTCGACCGGTGCCACCCCGGTGCAGAACGTGGGTGCCTACGGCCAGGAGGTGTCGCAGACCATCGCGCGGGTGCGGGTCTGGGACCGCCTCGAGGAGAAGGTCCGCACGATGTCGTCGCACGACTGCCGGTTCACCTACCGCCACTCGCTCTTCAAGGGGACCGACCGGTACGTGGTGCTCGACGTGATGTTCCAGCTCGTGCTCGGGGACCTCTCGGCGCCGGTGCGCTACGGCGACCTGGCGACCCAGCTGGGCGTCGAGGTGGGGGAGCGGGTGCCGCTGGCCGACGCCCGCGCCGCCGTGCTGGCCCAGCGGGGCCGCCGCGGGATGGTGCTGGACGCCGCCGACCACGACACCTGGTCGTGCGGCTCGTTCTTCACCAACCCGGTGCTCTCGGAGGTCGAGGCCGACGAGCTGGAGCGGCGCGTGACCGCCCGGCTCGGAGCCGACGCCCCGGCCCCGCCGCGGTTCGCGGAGGCCGGCGGCGGGGTCAAGACCTCGGCCGCGTGGCTCATCGAGCGGGCCGGGTTCGGCAAGGGCTACGGGATGCCCGGGCCGGCCGCACTCTCGACCAAGCACACCCTGGCCGTGACCAACCGCGGCTCGGCCCGCGCCGAGGACGTGGTGGCGCTGGCCCGCACCGTGCGCGACGGCGTGCGCGACGCGTTCGGCGTGACCCTGGTCAACGAGCCCGTCCTGGTGGGTCAGACCCTCTGA
- a CDS encoding MaoC family dehydratase yields MAARALATVSVGETVGPVTVPVTRETLVAYANASGDQNPIHQDEEFARSVGLPDVIAHGMWTMGAAGSVVSQWAGDAGRVVEYGTRFTKPVVVPVTGTELVVEGTVKGVDVEAGRVTVELTVSADGAKVLGRCVAVVRLD; encoded by the coding sequence ATGGCCGCGCGCGCCCTCGCCACGGTCTCGGTCGGCGAGACGGTCGGCCCCGTGACGGTGCCCGTCACCCGCGAGACCCTCGTCGCCTACGCGAACGCCTCCGGTGACCAGAACCCCATCCACCAGGACGAGGAGTTCGCCCGCTCGGTCGGGCTGCCCGACGTCATCGCCCACGGCATGTGGACGATGGGCGCGGCCGGCTCCGTGGTCTCGCAGTGGGCCGGTGACGCCGGCCGCGTGGTCGAGTACGGCACGCGGTTCACCAAGCCCGTGGTGGTGCCGGTCACCGGCACCGAGCTGGTCGTCGAGGGCACGGTCAAGGGCGTGGACGTCGAGGCCGGCCGGGTCACGGTCGAGCTCACGGTGAGCGCCGACGGTGCGAAGGTGCTCGGGCGCTGCGTCGCCGTCGTGCGCCTCGACTGA
- a CDS encoding FAS1-like dehydratase domain-containing protein, translated as MAVNADFVGRTYPPDGPHPVDAALVAAFAAAVGADDPVHTDPEAARAAGYADVIAPPTMAVRFAQSADRAYVTDPEAGIDYSRVVHGEQRFVHHRPITAGDEVVGTLTVDQVRQAGGHSMVTTRTELATTGGEALATCVSTIVVRGGEG; from the coding sequence ATGGCCGTCAACGCCGACTTCGTCGGACGCACCTACCCGCCGGACGGGCCGCACCCCGTCGACGCCGCCCTCGTGGCCGCCTTTGCCGCTGCCGTGGGCGCCGACGATCCCGTCCACACCGACCCCGAGGCGGCCCGCGCGGCCGGCTACGCCGACGTCATCGCGCCCCCCACGATGGCCGTGCGGTTCGCGCAGTCGGCCGACCGCGCCTACGTCACCGACCCCGAGGCCGGCATCGACTACAGCCGCGTCGTGCACGGCGAGCAGCGCTTCGTCCACCACCGGCCCATCACGGCCGGCGACGAGGTCGTGGGCACCCTGACCGTCGACCAGGTCCGCCAGGCCGGCGGCCACTCGATGGTCACCACCCGCACCGAGCTCGCGACGACCGGGGGCGAGGCGCTCGCCACCTGCGTCTCGACGATCGTCGTCCGGGGAGGCGAGGGCTGA
- the rpmG gene encoding 50S ribosomal protein L33, producing the protein MASKSADVRPKITMACTECKERNYITKKNRRNDPDRLELAKFCPRCQKHTAHRETR; encoded by the coding sequence GTGGCCAGCAAGAGCGCCGACGTCCGCCCCAAGATCACCATGGCGTGCACGGAGTGCAAGGAGCGCAACTACATCACCAAGAAGAACCGGCGCAACGACCCCGACCGGCTCGAGCTGGCGAAGTTCTGCCCGCGCTGCCAGAAGCACACCGCGCACCGCGAGACCCGCTGA